A single genomic interval of Spirosoma linguale DSM 74 harbors:
- a CDS encoding plasmid stabilization system (PFAM: plasmid stabilization system~KEGG: vco:VC0395_0861 plasmid stabilization system protein protein): MATTIIWMPRAKEHLNKVLNDLYEISPTSSETWTDELDKKLALLGDFPEMGRLVPRHELYFYREILVGRYRVKYVFLIDTIYLVSIRHQASNMKD; this comes from the coding sequence ATGGCAACAACCATAATCTGGATGCCCCGTGCTAAAGAACATTTGAATAAGGTTCTTAACGATCTATATGAAATTTCGCCAACTTCATCAGAAACCTGGACGGATGAATTAGACAAGAAACTGGCCTTACTAGGCGATTTTCCAGAGATGGGCAGACTCGTTCCGAGGCATGAACTTTACTTTTACCGGGAGATTTTAGTGGGTCGCTATCGAGTAAAGTATGTTTTCCTGATTGATACGATTTACTTAGTTTCGATTCGTCATCAGGCCAGTAACATGAAGGATTGA
- a CDS encoding cysteine desulfurase, SufS subfamily (TIGRFAM: cysteine desulfurase, SufS subfamily~PFAM: aminotransferase class V~KEGG: reh:H16_B1515 cysteine desulfurase (SufS)), which produces MQSAIETTLDIQQIRRDFPILDQQVNGRPLVYLDNAATNQKPTAVIKALTDYYEGYNANIHRGIHHLAEKATAAFEASRRAFQDFLNAKHWQEIIFTYGTTDGINLVAQTYGRQFLNEGDEIIISTMEHHSNIVPWQMLCEEKGCILKVIPVNDEGELLIDEYEKLLTERTKFVSCVHVSNSLGTINPVKTIIDKAHAVGAVVLIDGAQASSHLELDVQALDADFYVLSAHKLYGPTGMGVLYGKKELLDAMPPYRGGGEMIKEVTFAKTTYNEIPYKFEAGTPNIADVIAVKTALDYMAGLGKENIAAHENDLLQYATEQLSELDGLRIIGRATHKIGVVSFVLDGIHHQDTGVILDQQGIAVRTGHHCTQPLMQRFGIAGTTRASFAVYNTRDEIDRLVQGLRRVQKMML; this is translated from the coding sequence ATGCAATCAGCGATAGAAACAACCTTGGATATACAGCAAATACGCCGGGATTTTCCCATACTCGATCAACAGGTGAACGGTCGTCCGCTGGTGTATTTAGATAATGCCGCCACCAATCAGAAACCGACGGCGGTCATCAAGGCCCTGACGGATTATTACGAAGGGTACAATGCCAACATTCACCGGGGTATTCACCACCTGGCCGAAAAAGCGACGGCGGCTTTCGAAGCGTCGCGCCGGGCATTTCAGGATTTTTTGAATGCCAAACACTGGCAGGAGATCATCTTCACGTACGGCACCACCGATGGCATCAACCTGGTGGCGCAAACCTACGGACGCCAGTTTCTGAACGAAGGCGACGAGATCATTATCTCGACCATGGAGCACCATTCCAACATTGTGCCCTGGCAGATGCTATGTGAGGAAAAAGGCTGCATCCTGAAAGTCATTCCCGTCAACGACGAAGGTGAACTGCTCATTGACGAGTACGAAAAGCTGCTGACGGAGCGCACTAAATTCGTTTCGTGCGTCCATGTGTCGAACTCGCTGGGCACCATCAACCCCGTCAAAACCATCATCGACAAAGCCCATGCGGTTGGCGCGGTGGTGCTGATCGACGGTGCACAGGCCAGTTCGCACCTGGAACTCGACGTACAGGCGCTTGACGCTGATTTTTATGTTCTGTCGGCTCATAAATTATATGGACCAACGGGCATGGGCGTATTATATGGTAAAAAAGAACTCCTCGATGCCATGCCTCCCTACCGGGGTGGTGGCGAAATGATTAAGGAAGTAACGTTCGCCAAAACGACCTATAACGAGATTCCCTATAAATTTGAAGCGGGTACACCCAACATTGCCGATGTGATTGCCGTCAAAACGGCTCTCGACTACATGGCAGGTCTGGGTAAAGAGAACATTGCGGCTCACGAAAACGATCTGCTTCAGTACGCCACCGAGCAATTGAGCGAGTTGGACGGTCTCCGTATCATTGGCCGGGCAACGCACAAAATTGGCGTTGTTTCGTTTGTGCTCGACGGCATTCACCATCAGGATACGGGCGTTATTCTGGACCAACAGGGCATTGCCGTCCGGACGGGTCACCATTGCACCCAGCCGCTCATGCAACGCTTTGGTATTGCCGGAACTACGCGGGCATCGTTCGCGGTTTATAACACCAGAGACGAAATCGACCGGCTTGTTCAGGGCCTTCGACGGGTTCAGAAAATGATGTTATAA
- a CDS encoding protein of unknown function DUF1094 (PFAM: protein of unknown function DUF1094): MYPPHLLIPMREDLTSVGFEELTTADDVVNAVENTEGTMLVVVNSVCGCAAGAARPGVKAALAASPVKPDKMVTVFAGGDLEATAKMREYLLPYPPSSPAIGIFKDGELVHFIERHHIEGRSAQMIAQHLEMALEEFCTPANA, translated from the coding sequence ATGTATCCTCCTCATTTGCTTATCCCGATGCGGGAAGACCTGACCAGTGTCGGGTTTGAAGAATTGACCACCGCCGACGACGTGGTAAACGCCGTGGAAAATACCGAAGGTACTATGCTGGTCGTAGTAAACTCGGTTTGCGGTTGCGCAGCCGGTGCGGCTCGTCCAGGCGTAAAAGCAGCGTTAGCGGCTAGCCCGGTAAAACCCGACAAAATGGTGACCGTTTTTGCGGGTGGCGACCTCGAAGCAACCGCCAAGATGCGGGAATATCTGTTGCCTTATCCGCCATCGTCGCCAGCCATTGGTATTTTCAAAGATGGTGAACTCGTTCATTTTATTGAGCGGCACCACATCGAAGGCCGTTCGGCGCAGATGATCGCCCAGCACCTCGAAATGGCGCTGGAAGAGTTCTGCACCCCTGCAAACGCGTAA
- a CDS encoding FeS assembly SUF system protein (TIGRFAM: FeS assembly SUF system protein~PFAM: protein of unknown function DUF59~KEGG: lpf:lpl0641 hypothetical protein) — MTDEELKEQVVLALKGVYDPEIPVDVYELGLIYDIKIFPVNNVYILMTLTSPSCPSAGSIPAEIEEKVRVIEGVSDVSVELTFEPPYSTELMSEVAKLELGFM; from the coding sequence ATGACAGACGAAGAACTGAAAGAACAAGTTGTACTGGCCCTGAAGGGTGTTTACGACCCTGAAATTCCGGTGGATGTGTATGAGTTGGGTCTCATCTACGATATCAAGATATTTCCGGTCAACAACGTGTATATCCTCATGACGCTGACCTCGCCTTCCTGCCCCTCGGCCGGGTCGATTCCTGCCGAAATCGAAGAGAAAGTGCGGGTCATTGAGGGCGTCAGCGACGTGAGCGTCGAACTCACCTTCGAGCCCCCCTACTCCACCGAACTGATGTCGGAAGTAGCCAAACTTGAACTTGGGTTTATGTAA
- a CDS encoding hypothetical protein (KEGG: bpa:BPP1756 putative lipoprotein) — MNMNMHQQRKAGKWKLGAVLLLLAGGGLLSCRENAIKDLSPADSPVYITNYDRSVNFGQYKTFSLPDSVIIESNDSYATSQTPISSRFVTNVANALTAKGFQRVNRGDNADLGVAIIQVNNQYTGVASNPYSYYSGYWGGFGGLGGYGYSPYYPSYYTYQVTDQYWEVQIVDLKNRPTAGTGTGTGQPQLNVIYNATIRGADITDQQAVDNAITAIFNQSPYLKASE; from the coding sequence ATGAATATGAACATGCATCAACAACGTAAAGCAGGAAAGTGGAAACTGGGGGCAGTTTTACTGCTTCTGGCGGGTGGCGGACTACTCTCCTGCCGGGAAAACGCCATCAAGGACCTGAGCCCGGCGGATAGTCCGGTTTACATAACGAATTACGACCGCTCGGTCAACTTCGGTCAGTATAAGACGTTCAGCCTTCCAGATTCCGTCATTATTGAGTCGAACGATTCGTACGCTACATCTCAAACCCCTATTTCGAGCCGGTTTGTGACAAACGTAGCGAATGCCCTGACGGCAAAAGGGTTTCAGCGGGTTAACCGGGGCGACAATGCGGACTTAGGCGTGGCAATCATCCAGGTCAACAACCAGTATACAGGTGTAGCCTCCAATCCGTATTCGTATTATTCAGGCTACTGGGGTGGTTTTGGCGGTTTGGGAGGCTATGGCTATTCGCCTTATTACCCGAGCTACTACACGTATCAGGTAACAGACCAGTACTGGGAAGTTCAGATTGTAGACCTGAAAAACCGGCCAACTGCCGGAACAGGTACGGGCACCGGCCAACCTCAGCTGAACGTCATTTACAATGCTACCATCCGGGGCGCTGACATTACAGATCAGCAAGCCGTCGACAACGCTATTACGGCTATTTTCAACCAATCGCCTTATTTAAAGGCTTCTGAATAA
- a CDS encoding multi-sensor signal transduction histidine kinase (KEGG: scl:sce0206 two-component system sensor histidine kinase/response regulator, hybrid ('one- component system')~TIGRFAM: PAS sensor protein~PFAM: ATP-binding region ATPase domain protein; response regulator receiver; PAS fold-4 domain protein; histidine kinase A domain protein~SMART: ATP-binding region ATPase domain protein; response regulator receiver; histidine kinase A domain protein), whose product MIERESLEPFLAGGGEMGHLIRSLDWAKTPLGPISAWPQSLRTSVSLCLSSTFPILIAWGPETIQLYNDSYRPICGAKHPESMGQNFRICWETALPVVGDAFTRGQQGEGTYIKDQRMFLDRYGYLEEAFMTFSFAPIRDESGDVGGIFHPITETTDKMLSARRTQVLRDVAALVGQAKTNQDIYASLVEAQSGFELDLPYLLFYELEEDGKQARLVSTAGLAVDVVVPPNLNQLVVAETDWLANLPETLIIDRLDERVGPLVGGPYTEFPHTAVRLPILLSTRDQPTGFLLAGVSSRRALDQDYLNFYALLANTISTAFSNVHAYQEEQKRAEALAAIDQAKTAFFNNISHEFRTPLTLMLGPLEELLQDTALQESTYKQPIEATHRNALRLLKLVNNLLDFSRIEAGRVKASFRPVDLVGLTVDLASSFRSLIERAGLELSVDCEPMPAVVYADAEMWEKVVLNLLSNAFKYTLKGHIGVQLTAEADGVVLRVSDTGVGIPAAELPHMFERFHRVANAGGRTYEGSGIGLSLVHELVRLHGGTITVTSREGEGSTFTVRLPLGKDHLPQDQVIEGSYQNQKSQLTDTFLQEARTMLSEEMLSVDVGRMPSEAVEFDQATKILVVDDNADMRAYLTRLLAPYFTVSTAVNGADAIRQLATDLPQLILSDIMMPVMDGKELLRRVKQNPVTAPIPLIFLSARAGQEARIDGLEAGADDYLVKPFSSLELLTKIRAQINLNQTRRQGETRLRSLVEQAPVAMLLMKGSNLVIDLVNQAMLELIQREKDILGKPLVDAMPELNGQGFIDRCLTVYQTGVPDQGWSIAIPVNRNNRVETGYFNILLTPYYEGNAITGVLEVCTEITELVEVNKALATSEDRYRQLSTALDEQVQQRTAELQASIHDLQRSNDNLQQFAYVASHDLQEPLRKIQSFGDLLKNQYADNLGEGIDYLKRMQTAANRMSTLIRDLLSFSRITTRQEVTETVSLAETLSMVVLDLEVMIQETGAEMRIHPLPTVLGDRSQLIQLFQNLLSNALKFRRKSSAGVSVPPVVEVSAQLVNVSELPSTVRPTRSVAAYYRIDVTDNGIGFNEKYLDRIFQVFQRLHGKSEFQGTGIGLAICEKVVANHGGVITAQSQPGEGATFSVYLPAVSFQD is encoded by the coding sequence ATGATTGAGCGTGAATCGTTAGAGCCGTTTTTAGCCGGTGGTGGAGAGATGGGACACTTGATCCGATCGCTGGATTGGGCAAAAACGCCCCTTGGTCCTATTTCCGCCTGGCCTCAGAGCCTGCGAACGTCGGTTAGCTTGTGCCTCTCGTCAACGTTTCCTATTCTTATTGCCTGGGGGCCCGAAACCATTCAGCTTTACAATGACAGTTATCGACCCATCTGTGGTGCCAAGCATCCGGAGTCGATGGGGCAGAATTTTCGTATCTGCTGGGAAACAGCGCTGCCCGTTGTCGGGGATGCCTTTACACGGGGGCAGCAGGGCGAAGGAACCTATATTAAAGACCAGCGTATGTTTCTGGATCGGTATGGCTATCTGGAAGAAGCGTTCATGACGTTTTCTTTCGCACCTATCCGGGATGAGTCCGGTGATGTAGGCGGCATTTTTCACCCCATCACCGAAACAACTGACAAGATGCTCAGTGCCCGCAGAACCCAGGTTCTGCGGGATGTGGCGGCCCTTGTTGGACAGGCAAAAACCAATCAGGATATCTACGCCAGTTTAGTAGAAGCGCAGAGCGGGTTTGAGCTGGATTTGCCTTATTTGCTGTTTTACGAACTTGAGGAGGATGGAAAACAGGCCAGACTCGTCAGTACGGCCGGGCTGGCCGTCGATGTAGTGGTACCGCCCAATCTGAACCAGTTGGTCGTAGCCGAAACGGACTGGCTCGCCAACCTGCCGGAAACGCTGATCATTGACCGGTTGGACGAGCGTGTCGGTCCCCTCGTGGGCGGCCCTTATACGGAGTTTCCCCATACTGCCGTCCGGCTACCCATTCTGCTGTCGACCCGCGATCAGCCCACCGGGTTTTTACTCGCGGGGGTCAGTTCGCGTCGGGCACTCGATCAGGATTACCTTAACTTTTACGCGCTTCTGGCCAATACGATTAGCACTGCTTTCTCGAATGTGCATGCGTATCAGGAGGAGCAGAAACGAGCCGAAGCGCTGGCTGCTATCGACCAGGCCAAAACGGCGTTCTTCAATAATATCAGCCACGAGTTTCGGACACCGCTGACCCTGATGCTCGGTCCACTGGAAGAGCTATTGCAGGATACTGCCCTTCAGGAATCGACTTATAAACAACCCATAGAAGCCACCCACCGCAATGCCCTGCGGTTGCTGAAACTGGTCAATAACCTGCTCGATTTCAGTCGTATTGAAGCCGGTCGGGTAAAAGCCAGCTTCCGCCCCGTCGATCTGGTCGGGCTGACCGTCGATCTCGCCAGCAGTTTCCGCTCCCTGATCGAACGGGCCGGATTGGAATTGAGCGTCGACTGTGAGCCGATGCCCGCTGTGGTGTATGCCGATGCCGAGATGTGGGAGAAAGTCGTGCTTAATCTGTTGTCAAACGCCTTTAAATACACGCTGAAAGGCCATATAGGGGTTCAGCTGACTGCCGAAGCCGATGGTGTTGTCCTTCGGGTATCAGACACGGGTGTGGGCATCCCGGCGGCAGAGCTGCCCCACATGTTTGAGCGTTTTCACCGGGTTGCCAATGCCGGTGGCCGGACTTATGAGGGCAGTGGCATTGGGCTCTCGCTGGTGCATGAACTGGTGCGTTTGCATGGCGGCACAATTACCGTAACAAGTCGGGAAGGCGAGGGGAGTACGTTTACGGTACGTTTGCCGCTGGGGAAAGATCACCTGCCTCAGGATCAGGTGATCGAAGGCAGCTACCAGAACCAGAAGAGCCAGTTGACCGATACGTTCCTGCAGGAAGCCCGGACCATGCTCTCGGAAGAGATGTTGTCCGTAGACGTTGGCCGAATGCCGTCGGAAGCGGTTGAGTTCGACCAGGCAACGAAGATTCTGGTGGTCGACGATAATGCCGATATGCGGGCGTACCTGACCCGGCTGCTGGCCCCTTATTTCACGGTCAGCACTGCTGTAAATGGGGCCGATGCGATCCGGCAATTGGCCACAGACCTGCCTCAGCTTATCCTGAGCGATATTATGATGCCGGTGATGGACGGGAAAGAACTGCTGCGCCGGGTGAAGCAAAATCCGGTTACGGCCCCCATTCCGCTTATCTTTCTATCAGCCAGAGCCGGTCAGGAAGCCCGAATTGATGGGCTCGAAGCCGGAGCAGACGACTATCTGGTAAAACCGTTTTCGAGCCTGGAACTCCTGACCAAAATCAGGGCGCAGATTAACCTGAACCAGACCCGTCGACAGGGCGAAACCCGCCTGCGAAGTCTGGTAGAACAGGCTCCGGTAGCCATGCTCCTGATGAAAGGCAGTAATCTGGTCATCGATCTGGTTAACCAGGCCATGCTGGAGCTTATTCAGCGGGAGAAAGATATACTGGGTAAACCCCTTGTCGACGCAATGCCGGAATTGAACGGGCAGGGGTTTATAGACCGCTGCCTGACGGTGTACCAGACTGGTGTTCCCGATCAGGGGTGGTCCATTGCCATACCTGTTAACCGGAACAACCGCGTCGAAACGGGTTATTTCAACATACTGCTTACACCTTATTACGAGGGGAATGCCATTACGGGCGTGCTGGAGGTGTGCACCGAAATAACCGAGCTTGTGGAGGTCAACAAAGCACTGGCCACCAGCGAAGACCGGTACCGCCAGCTATCAACGGCCCTGGATGAGCAGGTTCAGCAACGCACGGCGGAGCTACAGGCGTCGATCCACGATTTGCAGCGGTCTAACGACAATCTTCAGCAGTTCGCCTATGTGGCGTCGCACGATTTGCAGGAACCGTTGCGCAAAATACAGTCGTTCGGCGATCTTCTCAAAAACCAGTATGCCGACAATCTGGGCGAAGGCATCGACTATCTGAAACGGATGCAGACGGCAGCCAATCGAATGTCGACGCTCATCCGCGACTTGCTGAGCTTCTCCCGAATCACCACTCGACAGGAAGTGACCGAGACTGTTTCACTGGCCGAAACGCTCAGTATGGTCGTCCTGGATCTGGAGGTGATGATTCAGGAGACCGGTGCCGAAATGCGAATCCATCCGTTGCCAACGGTACTGGGTGACCGTTCACAACTGATTCAGCTCTTTCAGAATTTGCTATCCAATGCCCTTAAATTCCGACGGAAGAGTTCGGCCGGTGTGTCGGTGCCACCGGTAGTTGAGGTAAGTGCTCAACTGGTAAACGTGTCGGAACTGCCTTCTACTGTGAGGCCCACTCGCTCGGTAGCCGCGTATTACCGCATCGATGTGACGGACAACGGAATCGGATTCAATGAGAAATACCTGGATCGTATTTTTCAGGTGTTTCAGCGGCTGCACGGCAAAAGTGAGTTTCAGGGTACAGGGATCGGTCTGGCGATTTGCGAAAAGGTGGTTGCGAATCATGGGGGGGTAATTACGGCCCAAAGTCAGCCCGGCGAAGGGGCTACCTTCAGCGTATATCTGCCCGCAGTTTCGTTTCAGGACTAG
- a CDS encoding TatD-related deoxyribonuclease (PFAM: TatD-related deoxyribonuclease~KEGG: nha:Nham_0991 TatD-related deoxyribonuclease), giving the protein MDFMDSIRGMSFFDMHVHMTSRTTDDYQAMADAGVVALIEPAFWLGQPRTGVDSFRDYFASLVGWERFRASQFGIRHYCTIGLNSKEANQEELAEQVMEILPLFIYKEGVVGVGEIGFDDQTPAEDKYYRAQLELAREAGLPVQIHTPHRDKKQGTSRSMDIAIEHGIDPGMVIVDHNNEETVREVLDRGFWAGFTIYPFTKMGNERMVEVVKQYGPERIMINSAADWGISDPLAVPKTAALMKQRGISDEAIKLVTFTNAVTAFAQSGQLSLEELTQPMGIDQSQRYNGSSVLRGGQAPRVDKESTIIK; this is encoded by the coding sequence ATGGATTTTATGGATTCAATTCGTGGCATGTCGTTTTTCGATATGCACGTCCACATGACGTCCCGTACCACAGACGACTATCAGGCGATGGCCGACGCGGGCGTAGTAGCCCTGATCGAACCGGCTTTCTGGCTTGGACAGCCCCGCACGGGCGTCGACTCATTCCGGGATTATTTCGCCAGTCTGGTAGGCTGGGAGCGATTTCGGGCGTCGCAGTTCGGTATCCGGCACTATTGTACCATCGGATTGAACTCCAAAGAGGCTAATCAAGAAGAATTAGCGGAGCAGGTTATGGAAATCCTGCCGTTATTCATCTACAAAGAAGGCGTGGTTGGTGTAGGTGAAATTGGCTTTGATGACCAGACGCCCGCCGAGGATAAATACTACCGGGCACAACTGGAACTGGCCCGGGAAGCCGGATTACCCGTACAGATTCACACGCCCCACCGCGATAAAAAACAGGGCACCAGCCGGAGTATGGACATCGCCATCGAGCATGGCATCGACCCCGGCATGGTGATCGTTGACCATAATAATGAGGAAACGGTGCGTGAGGTGCTGGACCGTGGTTTCTGGGCAGGCTTCACCATTTATCCGTTTACCAAGATGGGCAACGAGCGCATGGTTGAGGTGGTAAAGCAGTACGGACCGGAGCGCATCATGATCAACTCGGCCGCCGACTGGGGCATCAGCGACCCGCTGGCTGTACCCAAAACGGCTGCATTGATGAAGCAGCGTGGTATTTCGGACGAGGCTATCAAACTAGTGACCTTTACCAATGCTGTAACAGCCTTTGCCCAAAGCGGTCAGCTTAGCCTCGAAGAACTCACCCAGCCCATGGGTATCGACCAGAGCCAGCGCTACAACGGCAGTTCGGTACTACGGGGCGGACAGGCACCGAGAGTGGACAAGGAATCGACGATAATTAAATAA
- a CDS encoding UbiA prenyltransferase (PFAM: UbiA prenyltransferase~KEGG: nha:Nham_0986 UbiA prenyltransferase), whose protein sequence is MLKALLSLTRPANLVTSVADVLAGMAIAGYFGVYDPAPAPVGWLCLATVGLYGGGVVFNDVFDAELDAVERPERPIPSGVVPKSTAALLGTVLFMMGIAASFAVNQTAGLLAIGITVASLVYDKFGKHHNLLGPVNMGLCRGLNLLLGISIIPDQVMPWAWVGLVPIAYIAAITMISRGEVHGGSPTTLRFAGILYALVIGCLAALAQRQQQLGTALPFLLLFGYYIFPPLWRAVKEPVGRNIGLAVRAGVLSLIVMNAAWVAAFASFPLAMLVFCLLPLSRLLAKVFAVT, encoded by the coding sequence ATGCTTAAAGCACTTCTCTCCCTAACCCGGCCGGCCAACCTGGTTACGTCTGTTGCCGATGTACTGGCCGGTATGGCTATTGCGGGTTATTTTGGCGTTTATGACCCGGCCCCGGCTCCGGTGGGATGGCTTTGTCTGGCAACAGTCGGATTGTACGGTGGGGGCGTTGTCTTCAACGATGTGTTCGATGCCGAGCTGGATGCTGTTGAGCGGCCCGAGCGGCCCATTCCCAGCGGAGTCGTCCCTAAATCAACGGCTGCCTTACTCGGAACGGTGTTGTTTATGATGGGTATCGCTGCATCGTTTGCCGTTAACCAAACGGCGGGTCTACTGGCAATTGGTATTACCGTAGCCTCGCTGGTTTATGATAAGTTCGGGAAACATCATAACCTGCTTGGTCCTGTAAACATGGGGCTTTGTCGGGGCCTGAATCTGTTGCTTGGTATCAGCATCATTCCCGATCAGGTTATGCCCTGGGCGTGGGTTGGTCTGGTGCCCATTGCCTACATTGCGGCCATCACTATGATTAGCCGGGGCGAAGTTCACGGTGGAAGTCCAACGACACTCCGGTTTGCCGGGATTCTCTATGCGCTGGTGATCGGTTGCCTGGCCGCTCTGGCGCAACGGCAGCAACAGTTGGGTACGGCTCTGCCGTTTCTGCTTTTATTTGGCTACTATATTTTCCCGCCCCTCTGGCGAGCCGTGAAAGAACCCGTTGGCCGGAATATTGGCCTGGCCGTTCGGGCGGGGGTGCTATCGCTCATTGTCATGAACGCGGCCTGGGTGGCGGCTTTCGCGTCGTTCCCGCTGGCTATGCTGGTCTTTTGCCTGCTGCCGCTGTCAAGATTGCTGGCAAAAGTTTTTGCTGTGACGTAG
- a CDS encoding Fe-S metabolism associated SufE (PFAM: Fe-S metabolism associated SufE~KEGG: fph:Fphi_1312 sulfur acceptor protein SufE) codes for MTINEKQDEIIEEFDLFDDQLDKTQYIIDLGKKLPPMPESLKTDENRIMGCQSKVWVDAELKDDRAGVPRLYFYGDSEPTAQISKGLVGLLIRVLSGEKPEDIANADLYFIPRVGMGNLITSLRAGGLASMIERMKAFGKGYSTGNQ; via the coding sequence ATGACCATTAACGAGAAACAGGACGAAATAATCGAAGAATTTGACTTGTTCGACGACCAGCTCGACAAGACGCAATACATCATTGACTTAGGCAAAAAGCTGCCCCCCATGCCCGAATCGCTCAAAACAGACGAGAACCGGATTATGGGGTGCCAGTCGAAAGTGTGGGTCGATGCCGAATTAAAAGACGACCGGGCTGGCGTGCCCCGGCTCTATTTTTACGGAGACAGCGAGCCAACGGCCCAGATTTCGAAAGGGCTGGTCGGATTGTTGATCCGGGTGCTCTCGGGTGAGAAACCCGAAGATATTGCCAATGCCGATTTATACTTTATTCCCCGCGTGGGCATGGGTAACTTAATTACGTCCCTGCGCGCCGGTGGATTAGCCTCCATGATCGAACGAATGAAAGCCTTCGGGAAGGGCTATTCAACCGGTAACCAATAA
- a CDS encoding hypothetical protein (KEGG: nha:Nham_0987 hypothetical protein) — MNILSMSQTLFYLIEQQPNSEKAVTYLRQQADTFSSNPQVAVFYRVFTALPRFVGKQPVVVPADIQFALQRVRPGFTVQDWTLDRLARVWWLLQLPADDQTTYVKTISELFKAGELNELVALYSALPVLAYPEAWKFQATEGIRNNIADVQSAIMLHNPYPADYFDEPAWNQLIMKAFFTDKDVTQIIGLNERNNARLAQTLTDFAAERRAAGRSLPAHMEELM, encoded by the coding sequence ATGAATATCCTCTCAATGAGCCAGACGCTGTTTTACCTCATCGAACAGCAACCGAATTCTGAAAAAGCCGTGACCTACCTGCGTCAGCAGGCCGATACGTTTTCGTCAAACCCACAAGTCGCTGTCTTCTACCGCGTTTTTACGGCCTTACCGCGTTTTGTCGGGAAACAGCCCGTCGTTGTTCCGGCGGATATACAATTTGCCTTGCAGCGGGTACGGCCCGGCTTTACTGTTCAGGACTGGACCCTCGACCGGCTGGCGCGGGTGTGGTGGCTTCTGCAGCTACCCGCCGACGACCAGACTACCTACGTCAAAACAATCAGCGAGCTCTTCAAAGCGGGCGAACTGAACGAGCTGGTTGCTCTCTATTCGGCTCTGCCCGTACTGGCCTATCCCGAAGCATGGAAGTTTCAGGCCACGGAAGGTATTCGGAACAACATCGCCGATGTGCAGTCGGCCATTATGCTCCACAACCCGTACCCCGCCGATTACTTCGACGAACCTGCCTGGAATCAGCTGATTATGAAGGCGTTTTTTACGGATAAAGACGTTACGCAGATCATCGGTCTGAACGAACGCAACAACGCCCGGCTCGCTCAAACGCTGACAGACTTTGCTGCCGAACGCCGGGCGGCCGGGCGTAGTTTGCCCGCTCATATGGAGGAGTTGATGTGA